From one Psilocybe cubensis strain MGC-MH-2018 chromosome 13, whole genome shotgun sequence genomic stretch:
- a CDS encoding AMSH-like protease sst2, with the protein MSHVGNPGQPRTVASGNGVAPSSRRPASIAELAEQAKIDVWDESREFKQHLRVAERYRREGKESAKKGDLETAFVQLARAATLVLEKLPSHRDYHKVLNANQRTNLSLNGQDILDHLSELKPSIVDRYEKWLQRHPDGDHERTPNARTQLIGNDDAARAQAQREQFQEEERARQREREHQQRVAAEEAAKWKWQREQQYAHDEAERAKRKEAARVAAAASNTPKAPPPDYTFQRTPNQIHNHGYGSQSTVVLADGRTPEEIARQAQQEQMRLREEEIKQKRKQEQDGIIRRQREAEEAARIARQNIAPPPLDAHASSMSSTDFYGHGQSQSPAVSTPSSKGHIEYPAIRRMPLQSPVYEGDSTDSESLHSTTRVIEYRTPIRNVRSPSYPPPITTTSPVPGIGPIQYPNLMSQHQKAQGYFPSLNSMFDPVDKHHNSSSILFGSNGNDSNSLYPSGYPQQHSAYPPPGLGGIPPQMAPPTQTEVARMPRPPNAVFDPNVPLKTVSLPRECLPRFLAIARVNTERNKETCGLLLGKDKGHKYAVTTLLIPKQSSTSDTCTMDEEELVLQFTEERSLITLGWIHTHPSQSCFMSSVDLHTHSGFQRMLPESFAVVCAPKSNPNFGIFRLTDPPGLDIILRCNAKEAFHPHPDEPIYTDADKGHVQMKDSSLEIVDLR; encoded by the exons ATGAGCCATGTAGGAAACCCAGGACAACCGAGAACTGTTGCGAGCGGTAATGGTGTTGCACCGAGCTCCAGACGTCCAGCATCGATAGCCGAGCTTGCGGAGCAGGCCAAAATTGACGTTTGGGACGAGTCTCGGGAATTCAAACAGCACTTGCGGGTGGCAGAGAGATATCGACGAGAAGGCAAAGAATCTGCGAAGAAGGGCGATCTCGAGACTGCGTTTGTGCAACTCGCCCGGGCGGCTACACTCGTGCTCGAAAAGCTGCCATCACACCGCGATTACCACAAGGTGCTGAACGCCAACCAGCGCACCAATCTATCACTG AATGGACAGGATATCTTGGATCATCTAAGTGAATTAAAACCTTCTATCGTGGATCGATATGAAAAATGGCTACAAAGGCATCCTGACGGGGATCATGAGCGAACCCCGAATGCCAGGACGCAACTGATAGGAAATGACGATGCCGCTCGTGCACAGGCCCAAAGGGAGCAATTTCAGGAGGAAGAGCGCGCGAGGCAGCGAGAGCGGGAACACCAACAACGGGTTGCGGCGGAGGAAGCGGCAAAATGGAAGTGGCAGCGCGAGCAGCAGTATGCGCATGATGAGGCAGAACGGGCGAAGCGGAAAGAGGCTGCTCGGGTAGCCGCAGCGGCGTCCAACACTCCTAAGGCGCCACCTCCTGATTACACCTTCCAGCGGACGCCGAATCAAATTCACAATCATGGCTACGGATCGCAGAGCACTGTTGTTTTGGCTGATGGACGTACTCCAGAGGAAATTGCCCGGCAGGCACAGCAGGAGCAAATGAGGCTGCGGGAAGAGGAAATCAAGCAGAAGAGAAAGCAGGAACAGGATGGGATTATTAGACGTCAACGCGAGGCAGAAGAGGCTGCTCGTATAGCTCGACAGAACATCGCTCCTCCACCCCTTGATGCGCATGCCTCTTCGATGTCATCTACCGACTTCTATGGTCATGGGCAGTCTCAATCGCCCGCGGTTTCGACGCCTTCATCCAAAGGCCATATTGAATATCCTGCCATACGACGAATGCCTCTCCAAAGCCCGGTATATGAAGGCGACTCAACTGACTCGGAATCGCTGCACAGCACAACACGAGTAATCGAATACAGAACCCCAATCCGCAATGTCAGGAG CCCATCGTATCCTCCGCCTATAACAACTACATCTCCCGTTCCGGGAATTGGACCTATTCAATACCCCAACTTGATGTCCCAGCACCAAAAGGCTCAGGGTTATTTCCCTTCTCTAAATTCCATGTTCGACCCAGTAGATAAGCATCACAACTCCAGTTCAATTCTTTTCGGTTCAAATGGGAACGACAGCAATTCTCTGTACCCTTCAGGATACCCCCAGCAGCATAGCGCCTACCCACCTCCCGGTCTCGGCGGCATTCCGCCACAGATGGCACCCCCTACGCAAACGGAGGTCGCTCGGATGCCTCGCCCGCCAAATGCAGTGTTTGACCCTAATGTGCCCTTGAAGACAGTCAGTCTTCCTAGAGAATGTCTGCCAAGATTCCTTGCAATCGCCAGAGTGAACACGGAGAGGAACAAGGAGACGTGTGGATTGCTTTTAGGGAAGGATAAAGGACACAAATATGCAGTCACCACGCTGCTTATTCCGAAGCAAAGCTCTACGAGCGACACGTGCACTATGGATGAGGAAGAATTGGTCTTACAGTTCACGGAGGAGCGAAGTTTGATTACCCTTGGATGG ATCCATACCCATCCATCGCAATCATGTTTTATGTCCTCGGTCGATCTTCACACACATTCAGGTTTCCAGCGCATGCTTCCAGAGTCATTTGCTGTCGTTTGTGCTCCAAAATCCAACCCGAA CTTTGGAATCTTCCGTTTGACGGACCCTCCGGGACTCGACATCATACTTCGATGTAACGCCAAAGAAGCATTCCATCCTCATCCCGATGAACCGATATACACT GATGCTGATAAGGGACACGTGCAAATGAAGGATTCCAGTCTTGAAATTGTAGACTTAAGATGA
- a CDS encoding Acid phosphatase: MLLSTLLSATVILGVVAAPPPDHDHQPPKHNKIVPGIVFDRFISIWLENTDSTDAQADPNFAALTQQSLRLTNYFAVTHPSEPNYVASVGGEYFGMQNDNLNRIPANISTIVDLLEEKGISWAEYQEDMPETGFQGFQQLAPSGANDYVRKHNPLIIYDSVANSTTRSANIKNFTLFEQDLASNNIPQWLFITPNMTNDGHDTNITFASSWARGFLEPLLKNPHFNGPKTLILLTFDESGSDGIQNRVDSILLGNAVPKHLIGTEDSSFYTHYSGIATIEANWNLHTLGRYDVGANVFSFVAEKTGDKLRTLENPPLSETFLNASYPGVFNTGPKAPLPIPNTRLVVNGRFVHPKVVEIWGSPALQSCTTYTDSVQVPSLANPPVLPAGCL, encoded by the exons ATGTTGTTGTCCACTTTACTTTCTGCCACTGTTATTCTTGGTGTTGTGgctgcacctcctccagaCCATGATCATCAGCCACC AAAACACAACAAAATAGTTCCAGGGATTGTGTTCGATCGCTTTATCAGTATTTGGCTCGAGAACACGGACTCAACGGACGCCCAGGCTGATC CAAATTTTGCTGCTTTGACACAGCAAAGCCTCAGATTGACAAACTATTTTGCCGTTACTCACCCTTCGGAACCCAATTACGTTGCTTCTGTCGGCGGAGAGTATTTCGGGATGCAGAATGATAACCTGAACCGTATCCCAGCGAATATTTCAACTATCGTCGATTTATTGGAGGAGAAGGGCATTTCGTGGGCCGAATACCAAGAAGATATGCCAGAAACTGGATTCCAAGGGTTTCAGCAGCTCGCTCCATCTGGCGCGAACGACTATGTACGAAAACACAA TCCGTTGATCATCTACGATTCTGTTGCAAATAGCACGACCCGAAGTGCTAATATCAAAAACTTTACGTTGTTTGAACAAGATCTTGCATCGAACAATATTCCACAATGGTTGTTTATTACACCTAACATGA CTAACGATGGGCACGATACCAATATCACCTTTGCCAGTAGTTGGGCAAGAGGTTTCTTGGAACCTTTGCTCAAAAATCCCCACTTCAATGGTCCGAAGACACTCATACTTCTCA CATTCGACGAGAGCGGAAGTGACGGCATTCAGAATAGAGTTGACTCAATCCTCTTGGGAAACGCGGTTCCAAAGCACTTAATTGGCACAGAAGACAGCTCGTTCTACACACACTACTCTGGAATAGCCACAATTGAAGCTAACTGGAACCTGCACACATTGGGTCGTTATGATGTCGGTGCCAACGTTTTCAGCTTCGTGGCTGAGAAGACTGGCGATAAACTGCGCACACTCGAGAATCCGCCGCTGTCAGAGACATTTTTGAATGCTTCTTACCCGGGAGTTTTTAATACTGGACCCAAAGCGCCATTGCCAATTCCTAACACTCGCCTGGTGGTCAACGGACGTTTCGTGCACCCGAAGGTCGTTGAGATTTGGGGTTCTCCTGCGTTACAATCTTGCACCACCTATACTGATAGTGTACAGGTGCCTAGCCTTGCAAATCCACCTGTCTTGCCTGCCGGTTGTCTTTAG
- a CDS encoding Serine/threonine-protein kinase SRPK, with protein sequence MSQFPEEPLSESAADGSGYFPAFPGLKLGENRYEVIRKLGYGPRSSVWLALDAQDDRYIALKILTVHATNQANYELEVLKMIQRRGLDDLPSLQCHFIQNSAHGEHLCIGLAVLGTSLEDLRLSSPTKTLPVHIVQKAVASIMVPLLELHKLSLIHGAVTGDNIRFFIGNNKGDIESRLAQLPPCKIEKVVAINGVEYPVVRSQPITHGYDWNETQSSFVNCSLYLSNVGHGIIMLYTKCYNYVALRPPETIIETSYDSKVDIWMLGCAVYQLLTGDPLVLPEKTEDEGDHLAWIQAMVQDRFKRELAIRSPVRECFFAEDGFFIEDIPEDTLESRFASSGMPNITPDQTRGAVQFLERCLVLDPADRPTIAELKSHPWLRPGFACSCVFRSIPPLLADHPLQPLSKMDLRPQLQALPTELLDEIVISIPLHSAPSTILSLILTSRVFYTNLYPRHLYSRVILRDERRTSQAITNIFENPNLGRHVKGIHILYNPTREPKCPLNVTDGVEGLITLGLLPSLQSFTFHAQAGWNGYGQNVYGGFSQNFFGNIIKKCPLLSEFVLSGPEDSFFTPLAYDLGMSVLKDSKTLKTLGLDFCNTTLGTTSGFDIVAGNGRLLSFTLNSLSLSFGSCSKLPCISPILRLHFPNLKRLTLASFCLSDTAEAMSFWRRHPTLQTLSLPSDNPGQPLFSNDINQGFLPNLVHLEADLNEVAALAPIIHQLTRLCVRRSIAKEFPILLQRVFPDGQSRIRSLEIEGALKRSQIPNPLAFSDYILSIAKIIPALEEFGLTCRNLSMQLFFESLLEDRVQGLQLMRRLYIGYRDYHVHSEESRGRYLALVTNLSAQKWESLDSVTDISNRYDYPYTVANVVRNEEGKATWVEVGKGNGMQIGYENSPFGSIPGSG encoded by the exons ATGTCCCAATTCCCTGAAGAACCCCTTTCCGAATCTGCCGCTGATGGATCAGGATACTTTCCCGCCTTTCCAGGTCTTAAGCTAGGTGAAAACAGGTACGAGGTCATACGCAAGCTAGGGTATGGACCACGATCGTCTGTATGGCTCGCCCTGGATGCACA GGATGATCGTTACATAGCACTCAAGATTCTGACTGTACATGCGACGAACCAGGCAAACTATGAGCTGGAAGTTCTTAAAATGATCCAAAGGAGAGGCCTGGACGATCTTCCAAGTCTACAATGTCATTTCATCCAGAACAGTGCCCATGGAGAACATCTTTGCATCGGACTCGCGGTACTTGGCACGTCACTGGAGGACCTGCGCTTGTCTTCTCCTACCAAAACTTTACCCGTCCACATTGTGCAGAAGGCAGTGGCGTCCATAATGGTGCCTCTTTTAGAGCTTCATAAACTTTCCCTCATTCACGGCG CTGTGACCGGTGATAATATCCGTTTTTTTATAGGGAATAATAAGGGAGATATAGAGAGTAGGTTGGCTCAGCTCCCTCCGTGCAAAATCGAAAAAGTCGTGGCAATCAATGGAGTCGAATACCCGGTCGTTCGATCACAGCCTATTACCCACGGTTACGATTGGAATGAAACACAGTCCTCTTTTGTAAATTGCTCTTTGTATCTTAGCAACGTCGGTCATGGTATTATCATGCTATACACTAAATGCTATAACT ATGTTGCTCTTCGACCACCGGAGACCATCATCGAGACCTCATATGACAGCAAGGTCGATATATGGATGCTTGGATGCGCG GTATACCAGCTTTTAACAGGAGATCCACTCGTGCTCCCTGAAAAAACTGAGGACGAGGGTGACCACCTTGCATGGATTCAGGCAATGGTTCAAGACCGCTTCAAGCGGGAACTCGCGATTCGCTCTCCTGTCCGAGAATGCTTTTTTGCCGAGGATG GATTTTTCATTGAAGACATCCCTGAAGATACGCTTGAAAGCCGTTTTGCTTCTAGCGGAATGCCAAACATTACACCAGATCAAACTCGAGGCGCTGTTCAATTCTTAGAGAGATGTTTAGTCCTGGATCCTGCCGATAGGCCTACCATAGCAGAACTGAAGAGTCATCCATGGCTGCGGCCGGGATTTGCATGCTCGTGTG TCTTCCGTAGTATACCTCCTCTCTTGGCGGATCATCCCCTTCAGCCCCTATCAAAGATGGATTTACGGCCTCAATTGCAAGCTCTGCCGACAGAACTCCTTGACGAAATTGTGATTTCTATACCATTGCATTCCGCTCCGTCTACGATcctttcattgattttgacaaGTCGTGTTTTTTACACCAATCTATACCCACGCCACCTCTACTCGCGAGTCATACTGAGGGATGAGCGAAGAACATCCCAGGCTATCACCAACATTTTCGAAAACCCAAACCTTGGGCGACACGTCAAGGGCATTCACATTTTGTACAACCCAACCCGGGAGCCCAAATGTCCCTTGAACGTTACAGACGGAGTGGAAGGATTGATAACTCTGGGCTTGCTTCCATCACTTCAAAGCTTCACTTTCCATGCGCAGGCAGGGTGGAATGGCTACGGTCAAAACGTTTATGGGGGATTTTCGCAAAATTTCTTCGGAAATATAATCAAGAAATGCCCTCTTCTTTCAGAGTTTGTTTTATCGGGACCCGAAGACTCATTTTTCACACCTCTGGCGTACGATCTAGGGATGAGTGTGCTCAAAGATTCCAAA ACTCTCAAAACCCTCGGGCTCGACTTCTGTAATACCACCCTTGGGACAACCTCTGGATTCGATATAGTTGCCGGAAATGGAAGACTTTTGTCATTCACCCTGAACAGTTTATCTCTCTCCTTTGGCTCGTGCAGCAAGCTTCCCTGCATCTCCCCAATATTAAGGTTGCATTTCCCCAATCTGAAGAGGTTGACATTGGCTTCCTTCTGTCTCAGTGATACTGCAGAAGCAATGTCGTTCTGGAGACGCCATCCTACTTTGCAGACACTTTCCTTACCTTCAGACAACCCCGGTCAGCCCCTATTCTCGAACGACATCAATCAGGGGTTCTTGCCTAATTTAGTGCATCTCGAG GCAGACCTAAACGAGGTTGCTGCTTTAGCGCCAATAATACACCAGTTGACTCGTCTGTGTGTACGACGGTCGATCGCAAAAGAATTCCCCATTCTACTTCAACGAGTATTCCCTGATGGACAGTCCAGAATACGAAGTCTTGAAATCGAAGGAGCTTTGAAGCGCAGTCAGATTCCGAACCCATTGGCATTTTCAGATTATATTTTAAGCATTGCAAAAATCATCCCTGCGTTGGAAGAATTTGGTTTGACGTGTAGAAATTTGAGCATGCAATTATTTTTT GAAAGTCTCCTTGAGGATCGGGTTCAAGGCCTCCAACTCATGAGAAGGCTGTACATAGGATACAGGGATTATCATGTGCATTCCGAAGAATCAAGAGGACGATATCTTGCACTTGTCACCAACCTATCCGCTCAAAAATGGGAATCACTTGACTCGGTGACGGACATTTCGAATCGGTACGACTATCCTTATACCGTTGCCAATGTGGTACGaaatgaagaaggaaaggcgACGTGGGTAGAGGTCGGGAAAGGAAATGGCATGCAGATCGGATATGAAAATAGTCCCTTTGGAAGTATTCCAGGATCAGGATGA
- a CDS encoding Beta-1,2-xylosyltransferase 1 has translation MDAIKEDGLTTDANKAYGGVGDAGPKSLSQQAFKAPPPFNPQHRQHEQARFFPGVSDYEKAGDPSSAIMLSRRRGSVVGFVRRHSGYIFMFTVLFMFMQLGFHNGQKHHPQMQNMVVRDPEDTWTTSPSSILSPPEEEKKRKSVIAEHPIPGLMEEAELKYRKKLGGQSKTLKAAVAEYRRRYKRAPPKGFDDWWAFTQKYDVKMIDEYDGLIEDLKPFWDLSGEEIRRRAAQVGELPSIDLVRIRDGMATVINVNPNFHDSEVSARARGFKSMIGKFMTTLPDMDFPINAKAEGRVLVPWEHRKYPNLTLQDSSKGVQAMLGGPFKPDWGDDGNVWEAWRRTCSPDSSARRLLSSLRANANVPVKNHLASKDLSPGSDFSFVETTSSSEDYCETPYAHYTQGHFFSDWRSIPVLYPVFSPAKARGFMDIRIPSHYYYGSTKRYTYGWDSVNLELNEIDVMEVPWEEKIDKIFWRGATTGGGSHPPGFAPQYQRHRFLRMASDTSNASKVITFADPPTAGVHWVSAAVPIGTLNEEIMDAAFVKSVSANSYPGGQKALEADHRFGDSVPLGRHWAYKYLIDMDGMSYSGRFMAFLASDSVPIKSTVYDEFFTDWIQPWVHFIPLSSSYKEIYNIHAYFSGATQSTLRAVNSTSAELPPDQRRSIEGDKRLRRIARAGKRWKQTIGRTLDMEAYVYRLCLEWARLWADDRDSMNFSL, from the exons ATGGATGCCATAAAGGAGGACGGACTAACAACAGACGCAAACAAAGCGTATGGCGGCGTCGGCGATGCAGGGCCCAAAAGTTTAAGCCAGCAAGCATTCAAGGCTCCACCTCCATTCAACCCCCAACACCGCCAGCACGAGCAAGCTCGTTTCTTTCCTGGCGTCTCCGACTACGAGAAGGCTGGCGACCCTTCTTCAGCTATCATGCTCTCTCGCAGAAGAGGATCAGTTGTCGGCTTCGTACGCCGACACAGCGGCTACATTTTCATGTTCACAGtcttgttcatgttcatgcAGCTAGGCTTCCACAATGGACAAAAGCACCATCCTCAGATGCAAAATATGGTTGTTCGAGATCCTGAAGATACCTGGACAACATCGCCTAGTAGTATCCTATCACCTCcagaagaggagaagaagcGGAAGAGTGTCATCGCAGAACACCCTATTCCAGGGCTTATGGAGGAGGCTGAGCTGAAATATCGGAAGAAACTTGGTGGTCAAAGCAAAACACTCAAGGCTGCCGTGGCGGAATACCGAAGACGATACAAGCGCGCCCCTCCGAAAGGTTTTGACGACTGGTGGGCGTTCACCCAGAAATACGACGTCAAGATGATAGACGAATACGACGGGCTCATTGAAGATTTGAAACCATTCTGGGATCTTTCTGGAGAGGAAATCCGACGACGTGCTGCCCAGGTTGGAGAGCTTCCTTCGATCGACCTGGTCCGGATACGCGACGGAATGGCAACtgtcatcaatgtcaatccCAATTTCCACGATAGTGAAGTCAGCGCAAGGGCTCGCGGGTTCAAGAGTATGATTGGAAAGTTTATGACTACA CTTCCAGACATGGATTTCCCTATCAATGCCAAAGCAGAGGGTCGTGTGCTAGTTCCATGGGAGCATCGAAAGTATCCCAACTTGACGCTTCAGGATTCATCGA AGGGCGTACAAGCTATGCTGGGAGGACCTTTTAAACCTGACTGGGGTGATGATGGCAATGTGTGGGAGGCTTGGAGGCGCACATGCTCCCCCGACAGCTCTGCCCGCCGTCTCCTCTCGTCTCTGCGAGCCAACGCCAACGTTCCAGTCAAAAATCACCTTGCCTCCAAAGATCTTTCTCCCGGCTCCGACTTTTCTTTCGTAGAAACCACATCTTCATCCGAGGACTATTGCGAAACGCCTTACGCGCACTACACCCAAGGCCACTTTTTCTCAGATTGGCGATCTATACCCGTCCTGTACCCTGTCTTTAGCCCCGCCAAAGCTCGCGGGTTCATGGACATCCGTATCCCCAGTCACTATTACTATGGTAGCACGAAGCGATACACGTACGGCTGGGACTCTGTCAACCTTGAGCTCAACGAGATCGACGTCATGGAGGTCCCTTGGGAGGAAAAGATCGACAAAATTTTCTGGCGTGGGGCAACGACCGGTGGCGGGAGCCATCCACCTGGTTTTGCGCCCCAGTATCAGCGCCACAGGTTCTTACGCATGGCCTCTGACACGTCGAATGCGTCGAAAGTGATTACATTCGCTGACCCACCAACTGCAGGCGTTCATTGGGTTTCAGCCGCTGTGCCTATTGGGACTCTGAACGAGGAGATCATGGACGCGGCATTTGTCAAGTCTGTCTCTGCGAACAGCTACCCTGGTGGTCAGAAAGCGCTCGAGGCGGACCACCGTTTTGGCGACTCTGTACCACTGGGTAGACATTGGGCGTATAAATATCTCATTGATATGGACGGAATGAGTTACAGTGGCCGATTTATGGCCTTCCTTGCTAGCGACAGCGTGCCTATTAAATCAACTGTGTATGACGAATTCTTCACAGATTGGATCCAACCTTG GGTACACTTTATCCCCTTGTCGTCATCATACAAGGAAATATACAACATCCATGCATATTTCTCTGGTGCTACTCAATCCACCTTGCGTGCTGTGAACTCCACGTCTGCCGAACTTCCTCCAGACCAGCGTAGATCCATTGAAGGTGACAAACGCCTACGACGAATCGCGCGTGCTGGGAAACGATGGAAGCAGACAATCGGAAGGACGCTAGACATGGAAG CTTATGTATATAGACTATGCCTCGAGTGGGCACGATTGTGGGCTGACGATCGTGACTCTATGAACTTTTCCCTCTAA